One segment of Bradyrhizobium sp. WD16 DNA contains the following:
- the rpsL gene encoding 30S ribosomal protein S12, translating to MPTINQLIANPRTVQKARKKVPALQQSPQKRGVCTRVYTTTPKKPNSALRKVAKVRLTNGFEVIGYIPGEGHNLQEHSVVMIRGGRVKDLPGVRYHILRGVLDTQGVKNRKQRRSKYGAKRPK from the coding sequence ATGCCGACGATCAACCAGCTGATCGCAAATCCGCGCACCGTCCAGAAGGCGCGCAAGAAGGTGCCGGCTCTGCAGCAGTCTCCGCAGAAGCGTGGCGTTTGCACGCGCGTCTACACCACGACGCCGAAGAAGCCGAACTCGGCGCTCCGCAAGGTCGCCAAGGTGCGCCTGACCAACGGCTTCGAGGTCATTGGCTATATCCCGGGCGAAGGTCATAACCTCCAGGAGCACTCGGTGGTCATGATCCGCGGCGGTCGCGTCAAGGACCTTCCCGGCGTTCGCTATCACATCCTCCGCGGCGTCCTCGATACCCAGGGCGTCAAGAACCGTAAGCAGCGCCGCTCGAAGTACGGCGCCAAGCGTCCGAAGTAA
- the rpsG gene encoding 30S ribosomal protein S7, which yields MSRRHSAEKREVLPDPKFGNIIVTKFMNSIMYAGKKSVAESIVYGAFGIIETKTKQSPLTVFEQALDNVMPTIEVRSRRVGGATYQVPVEVRATRRQALGIRWLITAARGRNEKTMTERLSAELLDASNNRGNAVKKREDVHKMAEANRAFSHYRW from the coding sequence ATGTCCCGTCGCCATTCTGCCGAAAAGCGCGAAGTGCTTCCGGATCCGAAGTTCGGAAACATCATCGTCACCAAGTTCATGAACTCGATCATGTATGCCGGGAAGAAGTCGGTTGCCGAGAGCATCGTCTACGGCGCCTTCGGCATCATCGAGACCAAGACCAAGCAGAGCCCGTTGACGGTGTTCGAGCAGGCGCTCGACAACGTCATGCCGACCATCGAGGTTCGCTCCCGCCGCGTCGGTGGCGCCACCTACCAGGTGCCGGTCGAAGTCCGTGCGACTCGTCGTCAGGCCCTCGGTATCCGCTGGCTGATCACGGCGGCGCGCGGTCGCAACGAGAAGACCATGACCGAGCGGCTCTCCGCGGAGTTGCTCGATGCGTCGAACAATCGGGGGAACGCGGTCAAGAAGCGTGAAGACGTGCACAAGATGGCGGAAGCCAACCGCGCGTTCTCGCATTATCGCTGGTAA
- the fusA gene encoding elongation factor G, whose product MPRQHAIEDYRNFGIMAHIDAGKTTTTERILYYTGKSHKIGEVHEGAATMDWMEQEQERGITITSAATTAFWNGKRLNIIDTPGHVDFTIEVERSLRVLDGAVCVLDSNQGVEPQTETVWRQGDKYRVPRIVFANKMDKTGADFYKCLQDIIDRLGAKPIAIQLPIGAENTFKGVIDLVRMKAVVWKDEALGAKYEDDEIPADLLDKAKEYREKMLEAAVELDDGVMAAYLDGKEPDEATLKRLIRKAVLSGAFYPVLCGSAFKNKGVQPLLDAVVDYLPSPIDVPAIKGIDEDGNEVVRKAEDKEPLALLAFKIMDDPFVGTITFCRIYSGTLVSGTGVINSTRDRKERIGRMLLMHANNREDIKEAYAGDIVALAGLKEARTGDTLCDPDEPVILEKMEFPEPVIEIAIEPKSKADQEKLGIALAKLAAEDPSFRVSTDQESGQTILKGMGELHLDIKVDILKRTYKVDANIGAPQVAFREKITKPAEVDYTHKKQTGGTGQFARVKFVVEPNEPGKGFEFESKIVGGAVPKEYIPGVEKGLNSVLTSGVVAGFPVVDVKVQLVDGAFHDVDSSALAFEIASRAAFREALQKGKSVLLEPIMKVEVVTPEDYTGSVIGDLNSRRGQIQGQDMRGNANVINAMVPLMNMFGYVNNLRSMSQGRATFTMQFDHYAEAPANVSAEVQKKFA is encoded by the coding sequence ATGCCCCGCCAACATGCCATCGAGGATTACCGTAATTTCGGTATCATGGCGCATATCGACGCCGGCAAGACCACGACCACCGAGCGCATCCTCTATTACACCGGCAAGAGCCACAAGATCGGCGAGGTGCATGAGGGCGCCGCGACGATGGACTGGATGGAGCAGGAGCAGGAGCGTGGCATCACGATCACGTCTGCTGCCACCACCGCGTTCTGGAATGGTAAGCGCCTGAACATCATCGATACCCCCGGCCACGTCGACTTCACCATCGAGGTGGAGCGTTCGCTGCGCGTGCTCGACGGCGCTGTCTGCGTGCTCGATAGCAACCAGGGCGTCGAGCCTCAGACCGAAACGGTCTGGCGCCAGGGCGACAAGTACCGCGTGCCGCGTATCGTCTTCGCCAACAAGATGGATAAGACGGGTGCCGATTTCTACAAGTGTCTGCAGGATATCATCGACCGGCTCGGCGCCAAGCCGATCGCGATCCAGCTGCCGATCGGCGCCGAGAACACCTTCAAGGGGGTGATCGACCTCGTGCGCATGAAGGCCGTGGTCTGGAAGGACGAGGCCCTCGGCGCCAAGTATGAGGACGATGAGATCCCGGCGGACCTGCTCGACAAGGCCAAGGAATACCGCGAGAAGATGTTGGAGGCCGCCGTCGAGCTCGATGACGGCGTCATGGCCGCCTATCTCGACGGCAAGGAGCCGGACGAGGCGACGCTCAAGAGGCTGATCCGCAAGGCGGTGCTGAGCGGCGCCTTCTATCCGGTGCTGTGCGGTTCGGCCTTCAAGAACAAGGGCGTGCAGCCGCTGCTCGACGCCGTGGTCGACTACCTGCCGTCGCCGATCGACGTGCCCGCGATCAAGGGCATCGACGAGGACGGCAACGAGGTGGTGCGCAAGGCGGAGGACAAGGAGCCGTTGGCGCTGCTTGCCTTCAAGATCATGGACGACCCCTTCGTCGGCACCATTACCTTCTGCCGCATCTATTCCGGCACGCTGGTGTCGGGCACTGGCGTCATCAATTCGACCCGCGACCGCAAGGAGCGGATCGGGCGCATGTTGCTGATGCATGCCAACAACCGTGAGGACATCAAGGAAGCCTATGCTGGCGACATCGTCGCGCTGGCGGGCCTCAAGGAAGCGCGCACCGGTGACACGCTGTGCGATCCCGATGAGCCGGTGATCCTCGAAAAGATGGAATTTCCGGAGCCGGTCATCGAGATTGCGATCGAGCCGAAGTCGAAGGCCGATCAGGAGAAGCTGGGCATCGCCTTGGCGAAGCTTGCCGCCGAGGATCCGTCCTTCCGTGTCTCCACCGATCAGGAGTCCGGCCAGACCATCCTCAAGGGCATGGGCGAGCTCCATCTCGACATCAAGGTCGACATCCTGAAGCGGACCTACAAGGTCGACGCCAATATCGGCGCGCCGCAGGTGGCGTTCCGCGAAAAGATCACCAAGCCGGCCGAGGTCGACTACACCCACAAGAAGCAGACCGGTGGTACCGGCCAGTTCGCCCGGGTGAAGTTCGTCGTCGAGCCGAACGAGCCGGGCAAGGGCTTCGAATTCGAGTCCAAGATCGTCGGCGGCGCGGTGCCGAAGGAATACATCCCGGGCGTCGAAAAGGGCCTCAACAGCGTTTTGACCTCGGGTGTGGTCGCCGGCTTCCCGGTGGTCGACGTCAAGGTCCAGCTGGTGGACGGCGCCTTCCATGACGTCGACTCCTCGGCGCTGGCCTTCGAAATCGCCTCGCGCGCTGCGTTCCGCGAAGCCCTGCAGAAGGGCAAGTCGGTGCTGCTCGAGCCGATCATGAAGGTCGAGGTGGTGACACCTGAAGACTACACCGGATCGGTGATTGGCGACCTCAACTCCCGCCGTGGCCAGATCCAGGGGCAGGACATGCGCGGCAACGCCAACGTCATCAACGCGATGGTGCCGCTCATGAACATGTTCGGTTACGTGAACAACCTGCGCTCCATGAGCCAGGGTCGCGCGACCTTCACGATGCAGTTTGACCACTACGCCGAGGCTCCGGCCAACGTGTCAGCGGAAGTCCAGAAGAAGTTTGCCTGA
- the tuf gene encoding elongation factor Tu: MAKEKFERTKPHCNIGTIGHVDHGKTSLTAAITKVLAETGGATFTAYDQIDKAPEEKARGITISTAHVEYETANRHYAHVDCPGHADYVKNMITGAAQMDGAILVVSAADGPMPQTREHILLARQVGVPAIVVFLNKCDMVDDPELLELVELEVRELLSKYNFPGDKIPIIKGSALAALENKDPKLGHDAILELMRNVDEYIPQPERPIDQPFLMPVEDVFSISGRGTVVTGRVERGVIKVGEEIEIVGLKPTQKTTVTGVEMFRKLLDQGQAGDNIGALLRGTKREEVERGQVLCKPGSVKPHTKFKAEAYILTKEEGGRHTPFFTNYRPQFYFRTTDVTGVVHLPEGTEMVMPGDNIAMEVHLIVPIAMEEKLRFAIREGGRTVGAGVVASIIE, from the coding sequence ATGGCCAAAGAGAAGTTTGAACGTACGAAGCCGCATTGCAACATCGGGACGATTGGTCACGTCGACCACGGCAAGACGTCGCTGACTGCGGCGATCACGAAGGTGCTTGCGGAGACGGGCGGCGCGACGTTCACGGCATACGACCAGATTGACAAGGCGCCGGAAGAGAAGGCGCGCGGCATCACGATCTCGACGGCGCATGTCGAGTACGAGACTGCGAACCGGCACTATGCCCACGTCGACTGCCCGGGGCACGCCGACTACGTCAAGAACATGATCACCGGCGCGGCGCAGATGGACGGCGCGATCCTGGTGGTGTCGGCGGCGGACGGCCCGATGCCGCAGACCCGCGAGCACATCCTGCTGGCGCGTCAGGTCGGCGTTCCGGCGATCGTGGTGTTCCTCAACAAGTGCGACATGGTCGACGATCCGGAGCTTCTGGAGCTGGTCGAGCTTGAGGTCCGCGAACTGCTGTCGAAGTATAACTTCCCGGGCGACAAGATCCCGATCATCAAGGGTTCGGCGTTGGCGGCGCTGGAGAACAAGGATCCGAAGCTCGGCCACGACGCGATCCTGGAACTGATGCGCAATGTTGACGAGTACATTCCGCAGCCGGAGCGTCCGATCGACCAGCCGTTCCTGATGCCGGTGGAAGACGTGTTCTCGATCTCGGGTCGCGGCACCGTGGTGACCGGCCGTGTCGAGCGCGGCGTGATCAAGGTCGGCGAGGAAATCGAGATCGTCGGCCTGAAGCCGACGCAGAAGACCACGGTGACCGGCGTCGAGATGTTCCGCAAGCTGCTCGACCAGGGCCAGGCCGGCGACAACATCGGCGCGCTGCTGCGCGGCACCAAGCGCGAGGAAGTGGAGCGCGGCCAAGTGCTGTGCAAGCCGGGTTCGGTGAAGCCGCACACCAAGTTCAAGGCCGAGGCCTATATCCTGACCAAGGAGGAGGGCGGCCGCCATACGCCGTTCTTCACCAACTACCGTCCGCAGTTCTACTTCCGCACCACCGACGTGACCGGTGTGGTGCACCTGCCGGAGGGCACCGAGATGGTGATGCCGGGCGACAACATCGCCATGGAAGTGCATCTGATCGTGCCGATCGCCATGGAAGAGAAGCTGCGCTTCGCCATCCGCGAGGGCGGCCGCACCGTCGGTGCCGGCGTCGTCGCCTCGATCATCGAGTAA
- the rpsJ gene encoding 30S ribosomal protein S10 yields the protein MNGQNIRIRLKAFDHRILDTSTREIVNTAKRTGAQVRGPIPLPTRIEKFTVNRSPHVDKKSREQFEMRTHKRLLDIVDPTPQTVDALMKLDLAAGVDVEIKL from the coding sequence ATGAACGGCCAAAACATCCGCATCCGGCTCAAGGCGTTCGACCATCGCATCCTCGATACGTCGACCCGTGAGATCGTGAATACGGCGAAACGGACCGGCGCTCAGGTGCGCGGGCCCATCCCGCTGCCGACGCGCATCGAGAAGTTCACCGTCAACCGTTCGCCGCACGTCGACAAGAAGAGCCGCGAGCAGTTCGAGATGCGCACCCACAAGCGCCTGCTCGACATCGTCGATCCGACCCCGCAGACCGTGGACGCGCTGATGAAGCTCGACCTCGCCGCCGGCGTGGATGTCGAGATCAAGCTTTAA
- the rplC gene encoding 50S ribosomal protein L3, which produces MRSGVIAQKVGMTRVFTETGEHIPVTVLKLSNCQVLAHRTKDKNGYTALQLGSGSRKSVYLPKAERGQFAIAKVEPKRKVAEFRVSDDAVLPVGAEIQADHFVVGQFVDVTGTSVGKGFAGGMKRWNFGGLRATHGVSISHRSIGSTGGRQDPGKTFKNKKMPGHMGVDRITTLNLRVVSTDVERGLVLVEGAVPGSKGGWITVRDAVKKPLPKDAPKPGKFKVANGGEAAVEKEGA; this is translated from the coding sequence ATGCGTTCCGGAGTGATCGCTCAGAAAGTCGGGATGACGCGGGTCTTTACCGAGACCGGCGAGCATATTCCCGTCACGGTCCTGAAGTTGAGCAACTGCCAGGTGCTGGCGCACCGCACCAAGGACAAGAACGGCTACACCGCGCTGCAGCTCGGTTCCGGCTCGCGCAAGTCGGTGTATCTGCCGAAGGCCGAGCGTGGCCAGTTCGCCATCGCCAAGGTTGAACCGAAGCGCAAGGTGGCCGAGTTCCGCGTGTCCGACGATGCGGTGCTGCCGGTCGGCGCCGAGATCCAGGCCGACCATTTTGTCGTCGGCCAGTTTGTCGACGTCACCGGCACCTCGGTCGGTAAGGGCTTTGCCGGCGGCATGAAGCGCTGGAATTTCGGCGGTCTGCGCGCCACTCACGGCGTGTCGATCTCGCACCGTTCGATCGGTTCGACCGGCGGCCGCCAGGATCCCGGCAAGACCTTCAAGAACAAGAAGATGCCCGGCCACATGGGTGTCGACCGCATCACCACGCTGAACCTGCGTGTGGTGTCGACCGACGTCGAGCGCGGCCTCGTCCTGGTGGAGGGCGCCGTTCCGGGCTCCAAGGGCGGCTGGATCACCGTGCGCGATGCGGTGAAAAAACCGCTGCCGAAGGATGCGCCGAAGCCCGGCAAGTTCAAGGTAGCCAATGGCGGCGAAGCCGCCGTCGAGAAGGAGGGCGCGTGA
- the rplD gene encoding 50S ribosomal protein L4, producing MELNVTTLEGKAAGSVKLSDEIFGLEPRADIIQRCVIWQLAKRQAGTHKAKDRAEVWRTGKKMYKQKGTGGARHGSARVPQFRGGGRAFGPVVRSHAIDLPKKVRALALRHALSAKAKDGGLIVLDSAELNDAKTKVLSGHFSGLGLTNALIVDGAEVNNGFAAAARNIPNIDVLPVQGINVYDILRRRKLVLTKAAVDALEARFK from the coding sequence ATGGAACTGAACGTCACCACGCTCGAAGGCAAGGCCGCCGGGTCGGTCAAGCTGTCGGATGAGATCTTCGGTCTCGAGCCGCGCGCGGATATCATCCAGCGCTGCGTGATCTGGCAGCTCGCCAAGCGCCAGGCCGGCACTCACAAGGCCAAGGATCGCGCCGAGGTCTGGCGCACCGGCAAGAAGATGTACAAGCAGAAGGGCACCGGCGGCGCCCGTCACGGCTCGGCCCGCGTGCCGCAGTTCCGCGGCGGCGGTCGTGCCTTCGGTCCGGTCGTGCGCAGCCATGCCATCGATCTGCCGAAGAAGGTGCGCGCGCTGGCCCTGCGCCATGCGCTCTCCGCCAAGGCCAAGGATGGCGGGCTCATCGTGCTGGATAGCGCCGAGCTCAACGACGCCAAGACCAAGGTGCTGTCCGGGCATTTCTCGGGCCTCGGCCTCACCAACGCCCTGATCGTCGACGGTGCCGAAGTGAACAACGGCTTCGCGGCTGCGGCGCGTAACATCCCCAATATCGACGTGCTGCCGGTCCAGGGCATCAACGTCTACGACATCCTGCGCCGTCGGAAGCTGGTTCTGACCAAGGCGGCCGTCGATGCGCTGGAGGCGCGCTTCAAATGA
- a CDS encoding 50S ribosomal protein L23 produces MTIDAKHYDVIVAPVITEKATTASEHNQVVFKVAPKATKPQIKEAVEKLFDVKVKSVNTIVRKGKTKVFRGTFGTQSDSKRAIVTLEEGHRIDVTTGL; encoded by the coding sequence ATGACCATCGATGCGAAGCATTATGACGTGATCGTGGCGCCGGTCATCACCGAAAAGGCGACGACTGCCTCGGAACACAATCAGGTCGTGTTCAAGGTGGCGCCGAAGGCGACCAAGCCGCAGATCAAGGAAGCAGTCGAGAAGCTGTTCGACGTCAAGGTCAAGAGCGTGAATACGATTGTCCGCAAGGGCAAGACCAAGGTCTTCCGCGGCACCTTCGGTACGCAGTCTGACAGCAAGCGCGCAATCGTGACCCTGGAAGAGGGCCACCGCATCGACGTCACGACCGGATTGTAA
- the rplB gene encoding 50S ribosomal protein L2 — protein sequence MALKTFNPTTPGQRQLVMVDRSALYKGKPVKTLTEGKSSSGGRNATGRITVRFRGGGHKKAYRVVDFKRAKQDAPATVERLEYDPNRTAFIALIKYQDGEQAYILAPQRLAVGDTVVAGNYVDVKPGNVMPLGNMPVGTIVHNIEMKIGKGGQIARSAGTYAQIVGRDQDYVILRLNSGEQRLVHGRCIASIGAVSNPDHMNTSIGKAGRKRWLGRRPHNRGVAMNPIDHPHGGGEGRTSGGRHPVTPWGLPTKGKKTRKNKSTTRFILASRHKRKK from the coding sequence ATGGCACTGAAGACATTCAATCCCACGACGCCGGGCCAGCGCCAGCTGGTGATGGTCGATCGTTCCGCGCTCTACAAGGGCAAGCCGGTCAAGACGCTGACCGAGGGCAAGTCCTCGAGCGGCGGTCGCAACGCCACCGGGCGCATCACCGTGCGCTTCCGCGGCGGCGGCCACAAGAAGGCCTACCGCGTCGTCGATTTCAAGCGCGCCAAGCAGGACGCGCCGGCGACCGTGGAGCGGCTGGAATACGACCCCAACCGCACCGCGTTCATCGCTCTGATCAAGTATCAGGACGGCGAGCAGGCCTACATCCTGGCGCCGCAGCGCCTCGCGGTGGGTGACACCGTCGTCGCCGGCAACTACGTCGACGTCAAGCCGGGCAACGTGATGCCGCTGGGCAACATGCCGGTCGGCACCATCGTCCACAACATCGAGATGAAGATCGGCAAGGGTGGTCAGATCGCCCGGTCGGCCGGCACCTACGCCCAGATCGTCGGTCGCGACCAGGACTACGTCATCCTGCGTCTCAACTCGGGCGAACAGCGCCTGGTGCACGGCCGCTGCATCGCCAGCATCGGTGCGGTGTCCAATCCGGACCACATGAACACGTCGATCGGCAAGGCCGGCCGCAAGCGCTGGCTTGGTCGCCGCCCGCACAACCGCGGCGTCGCTATGAACCCGATCGATCACCCGCACGGCGGCGGCGAAGGCCGCACTTCCGGCGGTCGTCACCCGGTCACCCCGTGGGGCTTGCCGACCAAGGGCAAGAAGACCCGCAAGAACAAGTCCACCACGAGATTCATTCTCGCCAGCCGCCACAAGCGGAAGAAGTAA
- the rpsS gene encoding 30S ribosomal protein S19: MVRSVWKGPFVEGSLLKKADAARASGRHDVIKIWSRRSTILPQFVGLTFGVYNGQKHVPVAVNEEMVGHKFGEFSPTRTFHGHSGDKKAKRA; the protein is encoded by the coding sequence ATGGTTCGTTCGGTGTGGAAAGGCCCGTTTGTCGAGGGCTCACTGCTGAAGAAGGCCGATGCCGCGCGCGCGTCGGGCCGTCACGACGTTATCAAGATCTGGAGCCGTCGCTCGACGATCCTGCCGCAGTTCGTTGGCCTGACCTTTGGCGTCTACAACGGCCAGAAGCACGTGCCGGTTGCGGTCAACGAGGAAATGGTCGGTCACAAGTTCGGTGAGTTCTCGCCGACCCGCACCTTCCACGGCCATTCGGGCGACAAGAAAGCCAAGAGGGCTTGA
- the rplV gene encoding 50S ribosomal protein L22 — protein sequence MSKPKRERSLADNEAKAVARMLRVSPQKLNLVAAMIRGKKASSALADLEFSRKRISIDVKKCLESAIANAENNHDLEVDDLVVAEAHVGKGIVMKRFAPRGRGRSGRVFKPFSQLTIVVRQVEASA from the coding sequence ATGAGCAAACCAAAGCGCGAACGGAGCCTCGCCGATAACGAGGCCAAGGCGGTCGCCCGGATGCTGCGGGTGAGCCCGCAGAAGCTCAATCTGGTCGCGGCCATGATCCGCGGCAAGAAGGCGTCGTCTGCGCTCGCCGATCTCGAGTTTTCGCGCAAGCGGATCTCGATCGACGTCAAGAAGTGCCTGGAATCGGCTATTGCCAATGCCGAGAACAATCATGACCTCGAGGTCGACGACCTGGTCGTCGCCGAGGCGCATGTCGGCAAGGGTATCGTCATGAAGCGTTTCGCGCCGCGCGGTCGCGGCAGGTCGGGACGCGTGTTCAAACCGTTCTCGCAACTGACGATCGTCGTTCGTCAGGTCGAGGCGAGCGCGTAA
- the rpsC gene encoding 30S ribosomal protein S3: MGQKINPIGLRLGINRTWDSRWYAGKAEYGKLLHEDVRIRELLHKELKQAAVARIVIERPHKKCRVTIHSARPGVVIGKKGADIDKLRKRIAEITSSDVVLNIVEIRKPELDATLVAESIAQQLERRVAFRRAMKRAVQSAMRLGAEGIRINCSGRLGGAEIARMEWYREGRVPLHTLRADVDYGVATAFTTFGTCGVKVWIFKGEILEHDPMAQDKRLAEGEGSSPRSRRDAA, translated from the coding sequence ATGGGTCAGAAGATCAATCCGATCGGGCTGCGTCTGGGTATCAACCGGACCTGGGATTCCCGCTGGTATGCCGGCAAGGCCGAATACGGCAAGCTGCTGCACGAGGACGTCCGCATCCGCGAGCTGCTGCACAAGGAGCTCAAGCAGGCCGCTGTCGCCCGTATCGTCATCGAGCGGCCGCACAAGAAGTGCCGCGTCACCATCCACTCGGCGCGTCCGGGTGTGGTGATCGGCAAGAAGGGTGCCGACATCGACAAGCTGCGCAAGCGGATTGCCGAGATCACATCGTCGGACGTGGTGCTGAACATCGTCGAGATCCGCAAGCCTGAGCTCGATGCGACGCTCGTCGCCGAATCGATCGCCCAGCAGCTCGAGCGCCGCGTCGCGTTCCGCCGCGCCATGAAGCGCGCGGTGCAGTCGGCGATGCGCCTCGGCGCCGAGGGCATTCGCATCAACTGCTCGGGCCGTCTCGGCGGCGCCGAAATCGCCCGCATGGAGTGGTACCGTGAAGGCCGCGTGCCGCTGCATACGCTGCGCGCCGACGTCGATTACGGTGTCGCCACAGCGTTCACGACCTTCGGCACCTGCGGCGTCAAGGTCTGGATCTTCAAGGGCGAGATTCTCGAGCACGACCCGATGGCGCAGGACAAGCGCCTCGCGGAAGGCGAGGGCTCCAGCCCGAGGTCGCGCCGCGACGCGGCCTGA
- the rplP gene encoding 50S ribosomal protein L16 gives MLQPKRTKFRKAHKGRIHGVASSGATLSFGQYGLKAMEPERVTARQIEAARRALTRHMKRVGRVWIRVFPDVPVSKKPAEVRMGSGKGTPELWVARVKPGRILFEIDGVTDQTAREALTLAAAKLPIKTRFVARIAE, from the coding sequence ATGTTGCAACCAAAGCGCACGAAATTCCGCAAGGCGCACAAGGGCCGGATCCACGGCGTGGCGTCGTCCGGCGCGACGTTGTCGTTCGGCCAGTACGGGCTGAAGGCGATGGAGCCGGAGCGCGTCACCGCCCGCCAGATCGAGGCCGCCCGCCGGGCGCTCACCCGTCACATGAAGCGCGTCGGCCGCGTCTGGATCCGCGTCTTCCCCGACGTTCCGGTGTCGAAGAAGCCGGCCGAAGTTCGCATGGGCTCCGGCAAGGGCACCCCCGAATTGTGGGTGGCGCGGGTCAAGCCGGGCCGCATCCTATTCGAGATCGACGGCGTCACTGACCAGACCGCGCGGGAAGCGCTGACCTTGGCCGCCGCCAAGCTGCCGATCAAGACGCGCTTCGTCGCGCGCATCGCGGAGTGA
- the rpmC gene encoding 50S ribosomal protein L29 translates to MAELKPADVRAMSADQMDDEIVKLKKERFNLRFQRATGQLENTSRLREARRDIARIKTIAAQKKRAAKTK, encoded by the coding sequence ATGGCCGAACTGAAACCAGCCGATGTCCGTGCGATGAGCGCCGATCAGATGGACGACGAGATCGTCAAGCTGAAGAAGGAGCGCTTCAATCTGCGCTTCCAGCGCGCAACCGGGCAGCTCGAGAACACCTCGCGCCTGCGCGAAGCCCGCCGCGACATCGCTCGCATCAAGACCATCGCCGCGCAGAAGAAGCGCGCCGCGAAGACCAAGTAA
- the rpsQ gene encoding 30S ribosomal protein S17, producing MPKRTLQGVVVSDKQDKTVVVRVDRRFTHPIYKKTIRRSKNYHAHDENNEFSTGDQVWIEESKPISKLKRWTVVQGQKKTA from the coding sequence ATGCCGAAACGTACTCTGCAGGGCGTCGTCGTCAGCGACAAGCAGGACAAGACGGTTGTGGTGCGCGTCGATCGCCGCTTCACCCACCCGATCTACAAGAAGACGATCCGCCGCTCCAAGAACTACCACGCTCACGACGAGAACAACGAGTTCTCGACGGGCGACCAGGTCTGGATCGAGGAAAGCAAGCCGATCTCGAAGTTAAAGCGCTGGACGGTCGTCCAGGGCCAGAAGAAAACAGCTTAA
- the rplN gene encoding 50S ribosomal protein L14, which translates to MIQMQTNLDVADNSGARRVMCIKVLGGSKRRYATVGDIIVVSVKEAIPRGKVKKGDVMKAVVVRVAKDIRRADGSVIRFDRNAAVLINNQSEPVGTRIFGPVPRELRAKNHMKIISLAPEVL; encoded by the coding sequence ATGATCCAGATGCAGACCAACCTCGACGTGGCCGATAATTCAGGCGCGCGCCGTGTCATGTGCATCAAGGTGCTTGGGGGTTCCAAGCGCCGCTATGCGACCGTCGGCGACATTATCGTCGTGTCCGTCAAGGAAGCGATTCCGCGTGGCAAGGTGAAGAAGGGCGACGTCATGAAGGCGGTCGTCGTGCGCGTGGCGAAGGATATCCGCCGTGCCGACGGGTCGGTGATCCGCTTCGACCGCAACGCGGCCGTGCTGATCAACAACCAGTCGGAGCCGGTCGGCACCCGTATCTTCGGACCGGTGCCGCGCGAACTTCGCGCCAAGAACCACATGAAGATCATCTCGCTCGCGCCGGAGGTGCTGTAA
- the rplX gene encoding 50S ribosomal protein L24, with translation MAAKIRKGDKVVVLTGRDKGRTGEVFEVRPSEGRALVRGVNLVKRHQKQTQSQEGGIISKEAPVHLSNLAIVGKDGKPTRVGFKIQQDGTKVRVAKRSGAEIDG, from the coding sequence ATGGCTGCGAAGATCCGCAAGGGCGACAAGGTGGTTGTGCTCACCGGCCGCGACAAGGGTCGCACCGGCGAGGTGTTTGAGGTGCGTCCGTCCGAGGGCCGTGCCCTCGTGCGCGGCGTCAACCTCGTCAAGCGCCACCAGAAGCAGACCCAGAGCCAGGAGGGCGGCATCATCTCCAAGGAGGCGCCCGTCCACCTGTCCAACCTCGCCATCGTCGGCAAGGATGGCAAGCCGACCCGCGTCGGTTTCAAGATTCAGCAGGATGGAACGAAGGTGCGTGTCGCCAAGCGTTCGGGAGCAGAGATCGATGGCTGA